A genomic stretch from Oncorhynchus gorbuscha isolate QuinsamMale2020 ecotype Even-year linkage group LG20, OgorEven_v1.0, whole genome shotgun sequence includes:
- the LOC124006797 gene encoding retinal guanylyl cyclase 2-like isoform X3, which produces MHSVLIGGHIQRLLLETALDLHLTDGSLVFIPYDTLLYSLPYRDVRYPALINNGKLRRAYDAVLTVTMDSEENSFYKAYQKTVNIGGVPRHIKLHQISPLFGTIYSSILFMANALQNVCDAGEWRSGANLVRHSRNMAFYGFSQRVRTNGSGASLLKYVVLDTDGQSWPLLPTHCVDLEAGMVMSLGRSIHFPGGVQPSPDSSCWFIQDTLCTGGGVDPFHLIIVFLCIILTIIFSSGLYYCIRRRINLISLVRGPDKIMLTLADVIFINPSLSNKKLSLDESKVGDMRRKPSDADRQSLSTPFSDSTVTPATYANSNIAIFEGDWAWMKRLPSGNFKAITPQTSDVFELMKDIRHENVNLFLGFFLHCGVFGIMTEYCSRSSLQDLLSNSDVKLDWMFKTSLLLDLIKGMKYLHHRGVCHGRLKSRNCVVDGRFVLKLTDYGYNKILMAQRFPYEDPSAEELLWTAPEILRSPHPGLCGTQLGDVYSFAIIMQEVVLRGPPFCMLDLSAEDVIQKVRSSPPLCRPVVSPDHAPLECIQLMKQCWNEQADRRPHFNDIFDQFKNINKGRKTNIIDSMLRMLEQYSSNLEELIRERTEELEIEKLKTEKLLTQMLPPSVADALKVGGTVEPEHFENVTLYFSDIVGFTTISANSEPIEVVDLLNDLYTLFDAIIGNHDVYKVETIGDAYMVASGLPVPNGDRHAAEISSMALDILSAVGTFKMRHMPDVPVRIRIGLHSGPCVAGVVGLTMPRYCLFGDTVNTASRMESTGMPYRIHLSHSTAKILVDLREGYQVQLRGKTELKGKGMEETYWLVGRDSFTKPLPVPPDLKSGKMAHGLQMEEISQHKKKRNNNLPRRINDVELCMKNV; this is translated from the exons ATGCACTCTGTGCTGATTGGAGGACACATCCAGAGGTTGCTGTTGGAGACTGCTCTGGACCTGCACCTGACGGACGGTTCCCTGGTGTTCATCCCCTACGACACACTGCTCTACAGCCTGCCCTACAGGGATGTCCGCTACCCAGCCCTCATCAACAACGGCAAGCTGCGGAGAGCATACGACGCTGTCCTGACCGTCACCATGGACTCAGAGGAGAACTCATTCTACAAGGCCTACCAGAAGACTGTGAATATTGGGGGGGTTCCCAGACACATCAAGCTCCACCAG ATTTCTCCTCTGTTTGGTACCATCTACAGCTCGATCCTCTTCATGGCTAACGCTCTGCAGAATGTTTGTGATGCTGGGGAGTGGAGGTCTGGAGCCAACCTGGTGCGCCACTCCAGGAACATGGCTTTCTATGGCTTCAGCCAGCGTGTCCGCACCAACGGTTCCGGGGCCAGCTTGTTGAAGTATGTGGTGCTGGACACAGATGGGCAGTCCTGGCCTCTGCTGCCCACCCACTGTGTGGACCTGGAGGCTGGGATGGTGATGTCTCTGGGCCGCAGCATCCACTTCCCAGGGGGggtccagcccagcccagactctAGCTGCTGGTTCATTCAAGACACCTTATGCACAGGAG GAGGAGTGGATCCATTCCATCTTATCATAGTCTTCCTGTGTATCATTTTGACTATTATCTTCTCAAGTGGACTCTACTACTGTATAAG GAGGCGTATCAATCTGATTAGTTTAGTCAGGGGTCCTGACAAGATCATGCTAACCCTGGCAGATGTGATCTTCATCAACCCGTCACTCAGTAATAAG AAGCTAAGTTTAGATGAGAGCAAAGTGGGTGATATGCGTAGGAAACCCTCAGACGCGGATCGTCAGAGCCTCTCTACTCCCTTCTCTGACTCCACCGTCACCCCGGCAACCTATGCAAACTCCAACATAGCCATCTTTGAG GGAGACTGGGCTTGGATGAAAAGACTCCCGTCTGGAAACTTTAAAGCCATTACTCCCCAGACCAGTGACGTCTTTGAGTTG ATGAAGGACATACGACACGAGAACGTCAACCTCTTCCTGGGGTTTTTCCTTCACTGTGGTGTTTTCGGCATCATGACAGAGTATTGCTCACGTAGCAGCTTGCAGGACTTGCTAAGCAATAGTGACGTTAAGCTGGACTGGATGTTTAAGACCTCCCTGTTATTGGACCTTATCAAG GGCATGAAGTACCTCCACCACAGAGGTGTTTGTCATGGACGACTCAAGTCTCGGAACTGCGTAGTGGATGGCCGCTTTGTGCTCAAGCTCACAGACTATGGCTACAACAAGATTTTGATGGCACAAAGATTCCCATATGAAGATCCCTCCGCAGAAG AGCTGCTGTGGACGGCCCCTGAGATCCTACGGAGCCCTCACCCAGGGCTGTGCGGCACCCAGCTTGGGGACGTCTACAGCTTCGCCATCATCATGCAGGAGGTGGTGCTGCGGGGACCTCCCTTCTGTATGCTGGACCTGTCTGCTGAAG AtgtcatccagaaggtgaggagTTCTCCACCACTGTGCCGCCCTGTGGTATCACCAGACCACGCCCCCCTGGAGTGTATCCAGCTGATGAAGCAGTGCTGGAACGAACAGGCAGATAGGCGGCCGCACTTCAATGACATCTTTGACCAG TTTAAGAACATCAACAAAGGGAGGAAGACCAACATTATAGACTCCATGCTGCGGATGCTGGAGCAGTACTCCTCTAACCTGGAGGAGCTGATCAGAGAGAGGACCGAGGAGCTGGAGATAGAGAAACTGAAGACTGAGAAACTACTCACTCAGATGCTGCCTCC ATCTGTTGCAGACGCCCTGAAGGTTGGCGGTACTGTGGAACCAGAGCATTTTGAAAATGTAACACTTTACTTCAGCGACATAGTAGGTTTTACCACAATCTCTGCCAACAGCGAGCCTATCGAAGTGGTGGACCTCCTCAATGACTTATATACTCTATTTGATGCCATCATTGGCAATCATGATGTATACAAG GTGGAGACAATAGGAGATGCATACATGGTGGCGTCTGGCCTACCTGTTCCCAATGGAGACCGTCATGCTGCAGAGATATCCAGCATGGCCCTGGACATCCTGAGTGCTGTTGGCACCTTCAAGATGAGACACATGCCGGATGTACCTGTTCGCATACGCATTGGACTGCACTCAG gcccatGTGTTGCTGGGGTGGTAGGCCTCACCATGCCCAGGTACTGTCTGTTTGGTGACACAGTCAACACTGCCTCCAGGATGGAATCCACAGGAATGC CATACCGAATCCATTTGAGCCATAGCACAGCAAAGATCCTGGTGGATCTGAGAGAAGGCTACCAGGTTCAACTTCGTGGAAAGACAGAGCTCAAG GGGAAAGGAATGGAGGAGACCTACTGGCTGGTTGGAAGGGACAGTTTCACCAAACCCCTGCCTGTGCCACCTGACCTTAAGTCAGG GAAAATGGCTCATGGCTTGCAGATGGAGGAGATCAGCCAACACAAGAAAAAGCGGAACAACAACTTGCCAAGAAGAATAAATGATGTAGAGTTATGCATGAAAAATGTATAG